The Spirochaetaceae bacterium DNA segment TGCGGGGTAGGGATAGGCGCACTTTCGGCCGTAAGCTGCTCTTGCTTTTCGCCTTCTTTGGCCAGCATATCAAGACAAACCTTTAAGCACTCATTACAAATGGCCGAAGAAGGGCCTGCCACCAAGCGCCGCTTTTTATCGCCGGCTTTACCGCAAAACGAACAATATTGCATCTCTTTATCTTTTTTCATTAAACTTTATTTTCCTCGCCACAAAAACTAGCTGCCTTTGCGGATAACCTTATCGGCTACTCCGTACGCTACCGCCTCTTCGGCACTTAAATAAAAATCGCGCTCTAAATCTTTAGCTACTTCGTCATAATTTTTGCCGCAATTCTCGGCCAAATAACCGGTTAATAACTTTTTTAAACGAATAATCTCTTTAGCCGTAATGCCAATATCGCTGGCTTGGCCGCCGGCTCCGCCCCACGGCTGGTGCATCATCACCCGGCTGGACGGTAAACAGTAACGTTTACCTTTAGTGCCGGCGCTAAAAAGCAAAGCCCCCATACTGGCCGCCTGCCCTAAACAATAAGTAGCAATATTACTTTTAACAAATTGCATTGTATCGTAAATAGCAAGACCAGCCGTAATACTGCCGCCCGGACTATTGATGTACATACTAATTTCTTTTTCGGCCCCTTGACTTTGCAAAAACAGCAGCTGCGCCACTACGGCATCGGCCATTAAATCATGAATTTCGCCGTCAACAAAAACGATACGGTCTTTTAATAGCCGCGAATATATATCGTAAACTTGCTCGCCGTTACCGGTTTGCTCTACCACCCGCGGCACAGAATATCCATAATAATTATTCATATTAACTCCATATTT contains these protein-coding regions:
- a CDS encoding ATP-dependent Clp protease proteolytic subunit; the protein is MNNYYGYSVPRVVEQTGNGEQVYDIYSRLLKDRIVFVDGEIHDLMADAVVAQLLFLQSQGAEKEISMYINSPGGSITAGLAIYDTMQFVKSNIATYCLGQAASMGALLFSAGTKGKRYCLPSSRVMMHQPWGGAGGQASDIGITAKEIIRLKKLLTGYLAENCGKNYDEVAKDLERDFYLSAEEAVAYGVADKVIRKGS